TGTAGTCTACAATGCCCATTCCTCAATTTTAGCAACTGTTCTTCTTAAAAGGTCGGATACTCCCAAAGCTCCGTTGATATAGAACAAAAGCAAGCACATTGCTAAGATTATCTAGTAGAAACTATAATTCACCATTTATAGTAATTCCACTAAATTGGGTAAAGCTACTCCAATTCCACAATCAAGCACAAAATTGATCCTAAAGAGCTAAGACCAAAATTAGAAGCCTTAGTACTAGATAACCCCGCCTGCACTTGGCAGCCAGAGAAAAACCTCATCGCGTCGTTCGTTATGGATCAAGATCCTAGAGAAGTACATTACTGAATATGAACATTTACAGTATTACCTAGTAGTTCACAAATTGGTCTGCTGAGATCAATTCACAGATTTGGATCAACTATAACTATTTAACATCCAATAATTGATACCAAGCAATggagtaataaaaaaaattgaaactgaaCCAAATGCAAATTCAATCAGGAGAAAGAAAGTAGAGCACGTACCATCCCTTTAAGGTCCTTAGGAACCTGGGCAACATTCTCGACGTTCCCAAGTGTATTAGCCACCGACGCAAACAAAGGCTCCGTAACCATGGCCATCGCATTCTTATTCTCATCCAAAGCCTGCACCACGTGGACCACTCCAGGATGCCTGAGCCTCACCAGCTTCGCAGCATCGGCCCGTATCAGATCCAAGAAAGAATCTTCGGCCACCTTGGAAAGCCCCGCACGCGCACGTGCCTCCGATAGAACCTTCTTGTCCAACAGCCAAACACATACCGTGGGGTACTGGTGGGGGCGCGTTCCGTCACGCGCCTTGGCGGAGTACAACTTCCAGGCAAGACCTGGGCCTGCAGAGCCGATCTGGTCAAGGAGCTGATAGTCCTGGAGAGCTTTGGGACCGGTTACCTCCTGTACAGTTGTTTGTACGGTTTTCTCAATAACCGCAGCTGTTTTGGCCAGGGCTTGCGTAAGGGTTTTCATGTTGATCGACATTTTTTTCTGTCGGgcataaaaatgaatgaaataaaaaaatttatttatatatccaAGAAATAATTGAAGGAATTATGGAAGAGGAAGGAAGGACGTAATCAAgcaacaaagaaagaaagaaagaagaagaaggaaaattcAATTGTGGTCTCTGAATCAGACTTTGGTTCCCAGTTTCTTCCCTCTCTCTATCGGCTTTCTCTCCTTTCGTTGATACACATATTATGCGCTGTTTCTCCTTAGTTTTATTTAGTCCAAGCCATATCAATTTGACTACATGACTTGGTTGTTGCCTGTATATAAAGGTACATTACATATTTTCACccgaatttattaaaattttgattatttagtaTAGTAGCAAATTTATgcatcaaattcataaaaagattataaatgtagccaagttaaattttaaatttgaaattaggttaaaattttataatctcCCTtgtatatctatttattttagatttgtcaaaatattaaaacatataaatatattcaaaataatacttgttattttataaactgAATGGACTTTCGGTAATTTTATAAGCGAGTTAGGACTCAATTGAtggctaaaatttatattaagaacaaatgagtttttggttaaaatgattaaattaaatctttaaaattcatGTGTCTCAAGTTCAAAGACAAAAACACACTCGtattaatatttgttactttGAATGCAAAATGGCATTTTAgtaatctttaattaaattgatgcGTGGTTGGTTCGTAACATCAACACATTCGAAACttaatataagtataaatagatatataatatagataaaagacataaataccctcaaaataatatttgttgttttgtaaaagaaatgtgttttgatgattttacaatTGAGTTGGAGCAATATTGATGGGTGACACTAATTCAATCAAATTCTTAATATATGGTATAGATTAGTCCTAATTGTGAATGTGATCATTTTAATTAGCGTaagattatatttaaaataaataatagtaaagaaaataaatatttactagaAACTCTATCACACATGTATATGTGTTAAAatcacaatttaaaatatagatttatgtttaaaagtACCTTacaaaaatgatataattaaaatgtatagatATACAATGGATAAACTACTacaatagtcacttttgtttacctcaagttacattttagtcacttatctTAAcgtgttataacattttagtcattgaaccGTTAATTGCCgcttaaatcatcatttcaaataaaattttaggttaaattatacaattagtcctcatattttttattttgagcaatttaatttattttcttttatgttctttttaacttctttttttctttttttttccattctcttttgtttatCCATCTATTTTCCTCCATTCTCTACatttttaacgtagtttttatatattttatgtttgttaaaactcttttatgtttatgaaaaaagaaaatgcgaaagttgaaaccaaaataaaacttgcttCGCATATTCTCACCCCACAATTACAAACCCTCATCATCCATTATCGCTTTAATGAATCAATTTGGATCTTTCAATGAcctagtccacaagctcgcctcactcgaaGACCTTACCAGTCGTGACTTATGGTAGTTCACCCTCAACAAAGTTTCCCGAGTCTGTTCCCTTAACCTCCTAACCAACCCTCACGACCACCTTATCTATCTTACCTACAACACTCTTGCTCTCTCAAAACGATGTTTCACAGGTTCTTCAAATGAGCTCTACActttcaatgactaaaatgaccaCCATACGAAACTTACCCTCAACTTTACCTAAACCAATTTGGTCTCATGCTCCCTTTCTCTATTCGGTTCGTCTATGTTTGGCTTCTAATTAAGCTTGCTTGAGAATATCCAAGAAggtttagatcaattttatcgtttgcttaattttatttgtcagaaaataaaagaaaaggaaaggaataatCTACGCGATGCTGTAAAAGTTTGGAAAcggaaaaaaatttgttttgaatataaagaattcaatttatgtttacatttgattaaggatatgattttttatattgattagttagATCCAATTTCAAAGTAGGTTATATTCAAATCAAGAATTGATTAAGAATTATTGATATTCAGTTTTAAGTGAAATTCAATTTAGGAATCATGTGAAAGACACAataagttgggttttttttttttgtggccaaaattatgtttttgcaaagaagaatatgagaagagagaaaaataaagggaagaagaaaaggaaaatagaaaataaataaattgttcaaaaaataaaagtataggaactagttttaacaaatgaaaacataaaataactacgttaaaagaaatgaagaacgGAGGAAAACATAGGGAGAAtgagaagagaatgaaaaaaaaaagaaggaaagctaaaaaaaatataaaagaaaaaattaaattgctcaaaatgaaaaaaatatacgaaccaattatataatttaacctaatttttttgtctgaaataatgatttaacgtgtcacgtcagcttaccgttataccgttaacgacaattaacgctcaatgactaaaatgttgtaacacaataacgtaagtgactaaaacgtaacattttaaacataagtaaccaaaatgtaacttgagacaaacaaaagtgactattttggtagtttacctgATACACAATTGATGGAGGCAATAAAgcatgcataataaaattaaaatgtattaaaaaaaacgttttggttgagtgataaatttaagattttatcaaTGCAATTAGTGTTGGTTCAAATCTCTCTTTATACATAGtcttttttattactttttaaagtAAAAGACTAAAGTAACCTcaaaaatataacttattttaaatacaaaatgacatttttataaTCTCTCTAACTAAATTGATACCCAATTGACTCATGATACTACCTCAGTCATGGactaaataatagtataaataataataataataataaataagaaaacattAAAGGTCGAATTACTTGGACATTGAAAATAAGAGAGTGGATAACCAATGATATTTTGGTTGTGCTAATAATGTTGAGATATCGAGATTTTGATGGTCAAGGTCCGAGTCTCACCATGCTTAGATGTTACATATGGatcttttagattattttggGTATATTTCGATTTTAACTCAATCATATGTGTGGGCCTTGTTCAGTCTTATTTGGgtctaaatatattttgattttaattgattggATGTATATTATGATCTAGGTTTAAGTTCCACCTTATTTATCTAAGTCtagatatattttgattttagtttattggatatgtaataaatttataaaaaaacaatataaaaatcaagGGTGGCTTTAATTTAAATGGTAAAGTTGAGGTAACAATGATGATGATGTATTGAGTTTAAATCCTatcatatttatgtatttttttaaattttatataaaaatttagaaaaataaaaatactttcaaagtaatatttgttactttataaaatCACAACTCATTTGAGACTCCATTGATGAtagttaaaagattaaatatatgtatagatGACTAATATTTTATCTCGTGCAATACATTTAATGTAGTggttttttcttctaatttcttgtaattttatattttaaaaataaatttatttttcataaaaataataaaaattcaaaatttgtaatgagatttaaaaattattcaaaattcaccTGGTCTTTTTCAAATTactcataattttatttcattggcTATATTATTAATGGTAAAGTAAGGTGTTAAttcttatacttttatataatttgatatttaatctttattttccttttgataATTTGTCAACTTAGTATACCTATTTCTGAAAAATCAGATAAAACTTGACAAAAAATGCTAACATTATACATGGttgcattgaaaattttaaatcagaTCATTGTTTATGTCTATAATTTAAACCTCATAGAATTTATTCagaaaagaaacaagacaaACATCAGTAGACAAGAATCAGCCTCACCCCCTGAATCATACATAAAGAAAAATGGTTGCTGGTGGATAGAGCAGCCTTAGCCAAGCTGCCGATCGCACTATTTGCTTCTCTAGGGACAGCTTTCAACACCCAATTCTCGATAGCAGGTATTAACTAGATATGGAAGCACACAAATAAGTGTAGCTCCAGGAACATTTCCACAAGCTTTAATCCACTTGATAGCATTTTGGCTGTCagattattaaaatcaaatgatGAGACATAAACCACTTTGATGCACAATTTTAGATCTGTCACTAACATCACTATAGTTATTTGTTACCGTAATTTAAATCATGGGAAACTGATTACTGAGAGCAATGAAAGTCAACTAAAATCAGAAGTGGAAGAAAATTGcgtactaaaaaaataaataaaatttatttcatcgATAAGGATAAAAGAACAAGATGGGAATCATCTTGATCACATCAAAAGGAAAACTTAGTTTGTATTATCTTGACAATGGAAGCCGCAACGACGGATACATCATGCACCACTTTGTTCATATCAGTCAGCGGTGATTTAGTAGGGAACTCTATTTCACAAGAATTGGCCTCTATGGCTGCATCATTGGCGCCTTTCGCTGCAAACTTGTAGTCACCCGTCTTGAGAGCTTCGTTGATCTCAGGTACATCTCCCCTTATAATCACGTTATAGCGTTCAGCGCAAGATGTTAAGGCCTTCTGCATTTCAGGGTCAAGGGCAAGTCCATCCTGTAGTAGCTCGTCGATTAGATCAAGTGTCTCGGTTGCTTTAGTTTTGAGTGAATCCACCATGATCTGAGCTAGCTTCTTCACGCTGGCGTCACGGCTTTCGGGGTTTGATTTGAGGGACCAAATGCAAAGATCATAGAAGGGTGTTTGCTTGCAAGTTCTCTCTATCAGATTCTGGTTGCCTAGAAGAAGGATTGGGCGGAAAGCGTTAGCTTGACACACAAGGAACGCAAATATTATTACAatcaaatttttcatctttgaaAGGTGAGGAAGTGATGGAAttgattaataaatgaatgaatatatCATGTTTTATCAGAAGTGGTGTTTTTTTTATAGTGAAATATCATCAAACAAAGTCCAAAATGTAGGGAAACATCGTGGTTGTTGACCAAATCATGATCATACATCCTGTTGAAATGCTATGAATAAGGTTTGGCCTTGAAGCTCGGTCGAGGCTTGAGGAATGCCTTAACCAAAAGTTTTGTCATTTGAACGAAAAACATGTTCAAATCTGAATCTAATAAACATGGTCaagttatttttaagttttacaagttataaatatttttattttgaatataataaataacttttacatgataatatgGTCAAATCTGcctaataaaaaaacaaattttttattgatattttattatagtagaaatattatttaaatgtgatatattaatatattaaatctataataataatttttgtattacTAGTTGTACACATGTGTAGGAATATATATTGAATGATatacaattattgatattataatatgtattattatatcATGTGTTAGAGTTGTATGACCccaattctaagagattgcttgcaagtcaagttaaacaaaatatatcttctttctagaaaatttagtatttatgagtataatatatttagcatttattaacataatatatttgactttgattagaattaggtttttttcaacttataaatagataTACTCGAaattctcctctgcccgtgatttttttcccgaaagggttttcacgtaaaaatctgtgtgttctttatttttatttcttttttttttgcgatatattattattacagATGTTCTATTTTCACATCAtgaaatagtatatatatatatatatatatattataatctaCCATCTTCTATAACTCTTTTACTACATTATTGATCTCATTATAGTATACAACTAATGAACATTATgctatttgtattatttatgaTTAACGATACGTATATCAActtcataaaatattatatgcaTATCAACATTATGAACATGattaatatagtttatatttaattgaatttaggtaaaagttttaatatattatattagcttaaattataaaataatatttaaattatatatcgTTACCTAAATTATCTTAGTCATTAACAAAACTTCTTAACCATATATATgttactttttaattaaaattaaattaaacatttttacTCTCTCTCCCACAattctttcttctcctttcaatgcagttttttattttttatttttgcaagtTTTCTTACCATTTATTTCTACTTAGCTTCTCCCCGGCATTTGGATTTCATGCTTTACTTAAGTTTCTTTCATTATAGAGATCCACTCAACATTAGCTATTTTATTCAAACTATATAGAAAAGAAtgacgaaatttatttttaagaaaaacaacaaatggtttttgaatttgggtgagaaaagaatcaaaatcgaaatttaaaaacaaaaaagaagttCGCTGGAATCTAAGTTTTGTCATCAAAAATTGAGTTTGGATAAGATTTTCAACGAGTTCTTGGATGAATAACAAAaagatgaatatttttataagtttttaaggaaataaaatttagtttttttttaaaattttagttaaaattgcCACATATCATAAAAGGATTAGTTAAGAGATTTTTTAATGGCTGAGGTAATTTGACTAACGGAGTATAATTTAGGTACTATTTATGACAAAAAAAGTTTAGTTACTaacttaaaaaatgatataCTTTATGTACCATTAAGCCTATCATATTAgaatatattatacataaaatgtataatatattaatggttccatatatatatttatattattatattatgtaataccatattatataacataatttaacatGCAAGTAACTAGCCGATTAAATCTTAATTCAATTGGTATCAGTATTGTTGCCAATGCAGGAGGATGTGAATTTGAGTGTGCTAAAatacattatcctcctatttaagggttggggaaGAATTATGGATAATTCTaagcattatataaaaaaagtagatatgataataatgaaattaaagttaaaaaaaaacatgtaacTATACTATGCTATCCCATATCTCATTATTATATcgggtaaattacaccattagTCATCCAATCCCAAGTATTATCCACATTTAATATCTTACCCATTACCCTATTAAATCGTGGGGGTCATGTGGcttcttttcttcctcttttttattttatttccactCGAGTTTccatctaattaaaatatttcaaccTATTTCCCCCCTAATATCCATTTCATTTGCCATTTTATTTAGTTGTTTcgccattttgatttatttcaattctGAAATAAATGAATTCTAGAGTAAATTGCACCAATGGTTTCTAAACTATTACTCACATTTTAAATTGATCCTTAAATTTTGAAGCATTCTAATCACATCCTAATTTTGGAGATTATATTAATCAAGTTATTTCATtactaaaattgttaattttactgttgacatattagtcttatacggaatagtttaaaaataagaataaaaagtaAGCCTTAGAgttaaaaaaggttaaaagtaaaaagaagacTCTACCACATAAACTATagtaaaaacatgaaaatcaaaaccaaattaaaactataaactataaataagaaaaagccTAAAATTAAAGAACCAGCGATATCAAAATTACAAGGAGATTTGTCGTTTTACCTTTTTTCAATTCAACTTGTTTTTCTTTATGttaatttatggtttaattttttaattataaattattccACCTAAGATTCGATGTATGGtgatattaacaattttaattacaaaaaactTGATTGATATAATCTCTAAAATTTAAGAacgtaattaaaatattttaatgtgtCATAAAAGGATTAGGTTGGTTTTgggaaatttttgaattttgataggGTTATTCAGATTTTTTAGGTTCATTTAGGggatatttatcttttttttttagtgttGTAAGGGTTTTGGGTTGATCTACTCTTGCGTTTGAGATAAAggtttaggttagggttagggttttgcagaaaaataaaccagtgtagtcactaaattatatcttttgttctaattattattaatttaattgaatttttttaaagggcCTTTTTAACTATTAAGCATTTTTTAATGTAGTTAATTTTCTATTGAGATATCATGCAGTAGACTAAGACACAAATTCCTTGAAAAATGTCAACCGAATTGGCATCACTTAATAACACTAAAATTGCACTTatcttgaaaaatgaaattaatagtttaaatGCAGAATTTCTTGACCATCGGTCCAtcactagaaaaaaaaaaaaaaaggttagaaAAGAAGCAATTCGTGTGTAGGAAATAAGGTTGTAAGACCCTGTTGGAAAAAGTACAAGTCCAGAGGCTGAAATGAAAATAGTCTGCGCAAggtaaacaaaaagaagaaagcaTACCAAATCTTACACATAcagtttttatttgaattta
This sequence is a window from Gossypium raimondii isolate GPD5lz chromosome 5, ASM2569854v1, whole genome shotgun sequence. Protein-coding genes within it:
- the LOC105767613 gene encoding cell wall / vacuolar inhibitor of fructosidase 1 codes for the protein MKNLIVIIFAFLVCQANAFRPILLLGNQNLIERTCKQTPFYDLCIWSLKSNPESRDASVKKLAQIMVDSLKTKATETLDLIDELLQDGLALDPEMQKALTSCAERYNVIIRGDVPEINEALKTGDYKFAAKGANDAAIEANSCEIEFPTKSPLTDMNKVVHDVSVVAASIVKIIQTKFSF